Proteins from one Lonchura striata isolate bLonStr1 chromosome 28, bLonStr1.mat, whole genome shotgun sequence genomic window:
- the PLPPR3 gene encoding phospholipid phosphatase-related protein type 3: protein MIPPKEKSRAPKDSMTLLPCFYFVELPIVASSVVTLYFLELTDLFKPAKVGFQCHDRALSMPYVETNEELIPLLMLLSLAFAAPAASIMVGEGMVYCLQSRLKGRAGAEGSINAGGCNFNSFLRRTVRFVGVHVFGLCATALVTDVIQLATGYHAPFFLTVCKPNYTLLGTPCDANPYITQDICSGTDKHAILSARKTFPSQHATLSAFAAVYVSMYFNSIISDSTKLLKPILVFAFAIAAGICGLTQITQYRSHPADVYVGFLIGSGIAAYLAFHAVGNFRAPTERLPTQAPAKDALRALTQRGHDSVYHQNKSVSTDELNPQARLEEAARPVPREKNSLGSLKRASVDVDLLAPRSPMGKENMVTFSNTLPRVNTPSMDDPARRHMTIHVPVDASRSKQLITEWKQKSLEGRSMTLAEETAQGRAVGEPGEEVPPSLYPTVQARSAERAAMGPRVLIQPRPGASQLVHIPEESQAGTGAAAGSGAAVRAKWVMVAEKGGAQRVANPPRLMQVIAMSKQQSLVSVTPKHSETSSSSTSSDSSQYRSPSERDSSSIITIDAHAPHHPVVHLSAGNGPWEWKSGPKGPEGPDTYELGEVGKDFHGFRPAKSAGVSPGSSVSDMEQDEPRYGSLAAIPGATGGGGERVETPPEGLLATASRDSTLRRKPAERDGAADSEVDLYYKKMQAGRRFKD, encoded by the exons ATGATCCCCCCCAAGGAGAAATCCCGTGCCCCCAAGGACAGCATGACACTCCTGCCCTGCTTCTACTTCGTGGAG CTGCCCATCGTGGCCTCCTCCGTCGTGACGCTCTATTTCCTGGAGCTGACGGACCTCTTCAAGCCGGCCAAGGTGGGCTTCCAGTGCCATGACCGGGCGCTCTCCATGCCCTACGTGGAGACCAACGAGGAGCTCATCCCGCTGCTGAtgctgctcagcctggccttcgccgcgcccgccgcctcG ATCATGGTCGGGGAGGGCATGGTGTACTGCCTGCAGTCCCGGCTGAAGGGCCGCGCCGGTGCCGAGGGCAGCATCAACGCTGGTGGCTGCAACTTCAACTCCTTCCTGCGCCGCACCGTCAGGTTTGTGG GCGTCCACGTGTTTGGGCTCTGTGCCACAGCCCTGGTGACAGACGTCATCCAGCTGGCCACAGGCTACCACGCTCCCTTCTTCCTGACCGTCTGCAAGCCCAACTACACACTGCTGGGCACCCCCTGCGACGCCAACCCCTACATCACCCAGGACATCTGCTCAGGCACCGACAAGCACGCCATCCTCTCTGCCAG GAAGACCTTCCCATCCCAGCACGCCACACTCTCGGCTTTTGCTGCCGTCTACGTGTCG ATGTATTTCAACTCCATCATCTCAGACAGCACCAAGCTCCTCAAGCCCATCCTGGTCTTCGCCTTCGCCATCGCCGCTGGCATCTGTGGCCTGACCCAGATCACGCAGTACCGCAGCCACCCCGCCGACGTCTACGTGGGCTTCCTGATCGGCTCTGGCATTGCCGCCTACCTG GCTTTCCATGCTGTTGGCAACTTCCGTGCCCCAACGGAGCGGCTCCCGACACAGGCACCGGCCAAGGACGCGCTGCGGGCGCTGACGCAGCGGGGCCACGACTCCGTCTACCACCAGAACAAGTCGGTGAGCACCGATGAGCTGAACCCGCAGGCACGGCTGGAGGAGGCGGCGCGGCCGGTGCCGCGCGAGAAGAACTCGCTGGGCAGCCTGAAGCGGGCCAGCGTGGACGTGGACCTGCTGGCCCCCCGCAGCCCCATGGGCAAGGAGAACATGGTGACCTTCAGCAACACCCTGCCCCGCGTCAACACCCCCTCCATGGATGACCCCGCGCGGCGCCACATGACCATCCACGTCCCCGTGGACGCCTCCCGCTCTAAGCAGCTCATCACGGAGTGGAAGCAGAAGTCGCTGGAGGGCCGGAGCATGACGCTGGCGGAGGAGACagcgcagggccgggctgtgggGGAGCCCGGCGAGGAGGTGCCCCCGTCCCTGTACCCCACGGTGCAGGCGCGCTCGGCCGAGCGGGCGGCCATGGGGCCCCGCGTGCTCATCCAGCCCCGGCCGGGCGCCTCGCAGCTGGTGCACATCCCCGAGGAGAGCCAGGCGGGCACCGGGGCCGCGGCCGGCAGCGGGGCGGCCGTGAGGGCCAAGTGGGTGATGGTGGCAGAGAAAGGGGGAGCGCAGAGGGTGGCCAACCCCCCGCGCCTGATGCAGGTCATCGCCATGTCCAAGCAGCAGAGCCTTGTCTCTGTCACCCCCAAGCACTCGGAGacgtcctcgtcctccaccaGCTCTGACTCCTCGCAGTACCGCTCGCCCTCCGAGCGGGACAGCTCCAGCATCATCACCATCGACGCCCACGCCCCTCACCACCCTGTTGTGCACCTCTCTGCTGGCAACGGGCCCTGGGAGTGGAAGTCGGGGCCGAAGGGGCCAGAAGGGCCAGACACCTACGAGCTGGGTGAGGTGGGGAAGGATTTCCACGGCTTCCGCCCAGCCAAGAGCGCCGGCGTCTCCCCTGGCTCCTCTGTCAGCGACATGGAGCAGGACGAGCCGCGCTACGGCAGCCTGGCCGCCATCCCGGGCGCAACGGGGGGTGGTGGGGAGCGGGTGGAGACCCCCCccgaggggctgctggccacagCCAGCCGCGACTCCACGCTGCGGAGGAAGCCGGCCGAGCGGGACGGGGCAGCCGACAGCGAGGTGGACCTGTACTACAAGAAGATGCAGGCAGGCCGCAGGTTTAAGGACTGA
- the CFD gene encoding complement factor D yields the protein MGPSPAPVLVLALLLLLWAPVNGQPRGRILRGSEARPHLKPYMASLQLDGQHVCGGFLIAPQWVLSAAHCIEETHGKLFQVLLGAHSLTEPEPHKRLYQVHAQFPHPGSNIHNNKDDLLLLQLEEKAELNADVRVLPFQREDRDVAADTVCEVAGWGTTDHSGSRPDRLQQVERPVISRDVCNHRTRHDGTITRNMMCTDSRRKDTCKGDSGGPLVCGGVAEGVVTAGSRVCGNYKKPAIYTRIAPYAAWIDGVMASADAEGDTR from the exons ATGGGGCCAAGCCCTGCTCCCGTCCTTGTCCtcgctctgctgctgctcctctgggccCCAGTGAATG ggcagccccggggacGGATCCTGAGGGGCTCCGAAGCCCGGCCCCACCTGAAGCCGTACATGGCCTCGCTGCAGCTGGACGGGCAGCACGTCTGTGGGGGCTTCCTCATCGCCCCGCAGTGGGTGCTGAGCGCTGCCCACTGCATCGAGGAGAC GCATGGCAAACTcttccaggtgctgctgggtgCTCACTCGCTGACCGAACCGGAGCCCCACAAACGCCTGTATCAAGTGCACGCCCAGTTCCCCCACCCTGGCAGCAACATCCACAACAACAAGGACgaccttctcctcctccag CTGGAGGAGAAAGCGGAGCTGAACGCGGACGTGCGGGTGCTGCCCTTCCAGCGGGAGGACAGGGACGTGGCGGCCGACACGGTGTGCGAGGTGGCGGGGTGGGGCACCACCGACCACAGCGGCTCCCGGCCGGACCGGCTGCAGCAGGTGGAGCGGCCGGTGATCAGCCGCGACGTCTGCAACCACCGCACCCGCCACGACGGCACCATCACCCGCAACATGATGTGCACCGACTCCCGCAGGAAGGACACCTGCAAG GGAGACTCCGGTGGACCCCTGGTGTGTGGCGGGGTGGCCGAGGGGGTGGTCACGGCCGGCTCCCGCGTCTGTGGCAACTACAAGAAGCCGGCCATCTACACCCGCATCGCCCCCTACGCCGCCTGGATCGACGGGGTCATGGCTTCTGCCGATGCGGAGGGGGACACTCGCTGA
- the MED16 gene encoding mediator of RNA polymerase II transcription subunit 16, producing the protein MDLAYVCEWEKKPKSNHCPSIPLVCAWSCRNLIAFTTDLRNEEEKDLTHMVHIIDTEHPWDVYSVNSGHTEVITCLEWDQSGSRLLSADADGHIKCWGMTDHLANSWENTVGSVVEGDPVVALSWLHNGVKLALHVEKSGASNFGEKFSRVKFSPSLTLFGGKPMEGWIAVTISGLVTVSLLKPNGQVLTATESLCRLRCRVALADVAFTGGGNIVVATSDGSSTSPVQFYKVCVSVVNEKCKIDTEILPSLFMRCTTDPARKDKYPAITHLKFLARDMSEQVLLCASNQNNSIVECWSLRKEGLPVNNIFQQISPVVGDKQPMILKWRILSATNDLDRVSAVALPKLPISLTNTDLKVANDTKFFPGLGLALAFHDGSVHIVHRLSLQMMAVFYGSSSQRPVDEPALKRPRTTGPLVHFKAMQLSWTSLALAGVDSHGKLSMLRISPSMGHVLDMNMSLRHLLFLLEYCMVTGYDWWDILLHVQPSMVQNLVEKLHEEYMRQNAALQQVLSTRIVAMKASLCKLSSSTIARVCDYHAKLFLIAISCTLKSLLRPHFLNTPDKSPGDRLTEICSKITDVDIDKVMINLKTEEFVLEMTTLQSLQQLIQWVGDFVLYLLASLPNQGSPVRPGHSFLRDGASLGMFRELMVVIRIWGLLKPSCLPVYTATSDTQDSMSLLFRLLTKLWLCCREENHITEPDDTLIDECCLLPSQLLIPNIDWLPINDGIISKLQNKQLVRLQFGKAPGLVGHTVSSQFDAFVRAPGQPKIDHLRRLHLGAYPTEECKSCTRCGCVTMLKSPNKVTAVKQWEQRWIKNCLCGGLWRKMPLSYS; encoded by the exons ATGGATCTGGCCTACGTGTGCGAGTGGGAGAAGAAGCCCAAAAGCAACCACTGCCCCTCCATCCCGCTGGTGTGCGCCTGGTCCTGCCGCAACCTCATCGCCTTCACCACGGACCTCCGCAATGAAGAGGAGAAAG ATCTCACCCACATGGTCCATATCATCGACACCGAGCACCCCTGGGATGTCTACTCTGTGAACTCGGGCCACACCGAAGTCATCACCTGTTTGGAGTGGGATCAGTCAG gctccaggctgctctcagCAGATGCTGATGGCCACATCAAGTGCTGGGGCATGACAGATCACCTGGCCAACAGCTGGGAGAACACGGTGGGCAGCGTGGTGGAGGGGGACCCGGTGGTGGCCCTGTCCTGGCTGCACAACGGCGTCAAGCTGGCTCTGCACGTGGAGAAG TCCGGAGCCTCGAACTTCGGCGAGAAGTTCTCGCGGGTGAAATTCTCCCCGTCGCTGACGCTGTTTGGGGGGAAGCCCATGGAGGGCTGGATTGCTGTGACCATCAGCGGGCTGGTCACCGTGTCCCTCCTCAAGCCCAACGGGCAGGTGCTGACGGCCACCGAGAGCCTGTGCCGCCTGCGCTGCCGCGTGGCCTTGGCCGACGTCGCCTTCACGGGCGGGGGCAACATCGTGGTGGCCACGTCCGACGGCAGCAGCACGTCCCCCGTGCAGTTCTACAAGGTGTGTGTCAGCGTGGTGAACGAGAAGTGCAAGATCGACACCGAGATCCTGCCCTCCCTCTTCATGCGCTGCACCACCGACCCCGCGCGCAAGGACAAGTACCCGGCCATCACCCACCTGAAGTTCCTGGCTCGGGACATGTCAGAGCAG GTGCTGCTTTGTGCCTCCAACCAAAACAACAGCATCGTGGAGTGTTGGTCCCTTAGGAAGGAGGGCCTGCCTGTCAACAACATCTTCCAGCAGATCTCTCCTGTGG TGGGAGACAAGCAGCCCATGATCCTGAAGTGGCGTATCCTGTCTGCCACCAACGACCTGGACCGGGTGTCGGCCGTGGCGCTGCCGAAGCTGCCGATCTCCCTGACCAACACCGACCTGAAGGTGGCAAACGACACCAAGTTCTTCCCTGGACTGG GCCTGGCCTTGGCTTTCCATGATGGCAGTGTCCACATCGTGCACCGGCTGTCCCTGCAGATGATGGCCGTGTTCTACGGCTCCTCCTCGCAGCGCCCCGTGGACGAGCCGGCCCTCAAGCGCCCACGCACAACAGGGCCCCTGGTGCACTTCAAGGccatgcagctctcctggacaTCACTGGCCCTGGCTGGTGTGGACAGTCATGGGAAG CTGAGCATGCTCCGCATCTCCCCCTCCATGGGCCACGTGCTGGACATGAACATGTCCCTGCGGCACTTGCTGTTCCTGTTGGAGTACTGCATGGTGACTGGCTACGACTGGTGGGACATCCTGCTCCACGTCCAGCCCAGCATGGTGCAGAACCTGGTGGAGAAGCTGCACGAGGAATACATGCGCCAGAACGCGGCCCTGCAGCAG GTGCTCTCCACACGCATCGTTGCCATGAAGGCGTCGCTGTGCAAGCTCTCCTCCAGCACCATTGCCCGTGTGTGTGACTACCACGCCAAGCTCTTCCTCATCGCCATCAGCTGCACCCTCAAGTCGCTGCTGCGCCCACACTTCCTCAACACCCCTGACAAGAGTCCCGGGGACCGGCTCACCGAGATCTGCTCCAAGATCACGGATGTAG ACATTGACAAGGTGATGATTAACCTGAAGACAGAAGAGTTTGTCCTGGAGATGACGACGTTgcagtccctgcagcagctcatccAGTGGGTGGGGGATTTTGTGCTCTACCTGCTGGCCAGCCTTCCCAACCAG GGCTCCCCGGTGCGCCCTGGCCACAGCTTCCTGCGCGACGGCGCGTCCCTCGGCATGTTCCGGGAGCTGATGGTGGTCATCCGCATCTGGGGGCTGCTGaagcccagctgcctccccGTGTACACGGCAACCTCGGACACCCAGGACAGCATGTCCCTGCTCTTCAGGCTCCTGACcaagctctggctgtgct GTCGTGAGGAAAATCACATCACAGAGCCTGATGATACCCTGATCGATGagtgctgcctcctgcccagccagctgctcattcccaacaTTGACTGGCTGCCCATCAACGATGGCATCATCAGCAAGCTGCAGAACAAGCAGCTGGTCCGGCTGCAGTTTGGGAAGGCTCCTGGGCTCGTTGGCCACACTGTCTCTTCCCAGTTCGATGCCTTTGTCAG GGCCCCTGGACAGCCCAAAATTGACCACCTGAGGAGGCTGCACCTGGGCGCATACCCAACAGAGGAGTGCAAGTCCTGTACCAG GTGTGGCTGTGTCACCATGCTGAAGTCACCCAACAAGGTGACAGCAGTGAAGCAGTGGGAGCAGCGCTGGATCAAGAACTGCCTGTGTGGGGGACTGTGGAGGAAGATGCCCCTCAGCTACTCCTGA
- the R3HDM4 gene encoding R3H domain-containing protein 4: MVVLRGGAGPEEPFPRIEDCLPLLEESPSKRFSPSKRKQYYINKAIRNSDLIPRAKGRKSLQRLENTRFLMTLLEQDDCGSDEGELSHSATPSIFSEACNNETYVEIWNDFMNRSGEEQERVLLYLEEEARKKQRRKLPVKDEEKWKELPAYTPQECFQRISRRLRATLKRGRIPMGTLEGLEEELLAFFSVTPHSVYTALMDNSFERLLLHALCQYMDLVSASSDIEGKRQMKVSNKHRVFLPPELLLSDYLGQMS; this comes from the exons ATGGTGGTGctgcggggcggcgcgggcccCGAGGAGCCGTTCCC GAGGATCGAGGACTGCCTGCCCCTGCTGGAGGAGTCCCCGTCCAAGCGGTTCTCGCCGTCCAAGAGGAAGCAGTATTACATCAACAAAGCCATCCGCAACTCCGACCTCATCCCGAGGGCCAAGGGCCGCAAGAGCCTCCAGAGGCTGGAGAACA CTCGCTTCCTGAtgaccctgctggagcaggatgaCTGCGGGAGTGATGAGGGAGAGCTCAGCCACTCGGCCACCCCCAGCATCTTCAGCGAGGCGTGTAACAATGAGACCTATGTGGAG ATCTGGAACGACTTCATGAACCGGTCGGGAGAAGAGCAGGAGCGGGTCCTGCTCTACCTGGAGGAGGAGGCCAGGAagaagcagaggaggaagcTGCCTGTCAAGGATGAAGAGAAGTGGAAAG AGCTGCCTGCCTACACGCCCCAGGAGTGCTTCCAGCGCATCAGCCGCCGCCTGCGTGCCACCCTGaagaggggcaggatccccaTG GGGAcgctggaggggctggaggaggagctgctggccttCTTCTCTGTCACCCCGCACTCTGTCTACACAGCACTGATGGATAACAG cTTTGAGCGGCTCCTGCTCCACGCGCTCTGCCAGTACATGGATCTCGTCTCTGCCA GTTCGGACATCGAAGGGAAACGTCAGATGAAAGTGAGCAACAAGCACCGCGTGTTCCTGCccccggagctgctgctctcggaCTACCTGGGGCAGATGAGCTGA